The following DNA comes from Anastrepha obliqua isolate idAnaObli1 chromosome 1, idAnaObli1_1.0, whole genome shotgun sequence.
tttagatgagttttttttgcatatgttaggaatatgtttgcatacgtttgtctatttgcttttgaattttttatatgtagatacatatgagctgtgttttgaggcaggtcaagatttttttctgcccacatgaatatggatggtagatgttatatctatttaccatagtatatgaatatatgtatgtacatacatatggatataaaaatttaaaaaggacacatattgttgaataataaccgttgatgcaaatgaatggtttacaaagccaattttttatgtgaatattttgaaattattttgataatgcacttaatatcaatacaatttagttaattagatacttaaaatttcacattcgtgcatgcatatacttagaattaatttattcatctcacaagaaataatctatttgcgcatgcaaaatgcctacgggaaataagcatgaaaaataaatgtgatttttgcatacatacatacatatgtatattagaaatatgtttgcatacgtttgtctatttgctttgaattctttatatgcagatgtgtatgagaggtgtatgagctgggttttgaggcaagtcatgtttttttctgcccacataaatatatggatggtagatgttatattaattcaacactttactgaataataaaccttgatgtaaatgaatggtttacaaagttattttttgtgttatgatatttgaataattttgataatagacctaaattcaatacaatttagtcaattagatacttaaaatttcatattcatgcatgcatatacttagaattattattattattattattatttattagagaaatatgaaatataacactaacTGATAGAGCACtctagctacttaggcctacggtgctattgcgttacttagaattaatttattcatctcacaagaaataatgcatttgcgcatgcaaaatgccgacggcaaataagcatgaaagaaaaatgtacaagtctgctgttattttcttttccctaacatcaaatcatggcattttacatttcaatgcaaacgctatatttatttctgttgactacgctccgctatgttgactacgctccgctatgttaactctctactgttaacttcctaccctcgttttgatgtgttttgacatttaacctgtccattcgttcctgcgccttctctatgaatttacgttctctggttgGGTAAGAGTAGGACGACCATTGGTTTTATTATTCTTGGTATTATACAGCtttcgttttaatttaatttaattttgttttcggaAGGATTGTGTAGTTTAAATACAAGttcgtttttaataaaaaaatatagccaaaaaaaaaagttaataatttatcaaaaacagTGCAAGTCATACTTCCTGACTTTCTAAAACAAACTTATAACAGATTAAGGAAACcttgaaaattgtaataaaatttacatacaatatTGCGGATTTCCtccatagaaataaaaattacgtGCTGGTATTCTATGGAGAAAATGAGCATAACACGTAAACTGTTATTAGAGGGTACTTAAAACTtgaactttaattaaaaaaaaaaaatattggctgttaggtgtttggctgagctcctcctcttatttttaacagcgtcttgatgttgttccgtcaatcatatttgacacttgtgacagctgcagcatacaaacagacaaatatgaaacgcgtaaaggtcaaaataaagattttcatcactcaaaataattttttgttatttaataaaaaaattctctgaaaacaaaattgattattatttttacgcCTTACTGTATTACTTGCAATTCTTGTTAGAAGGGTTTGATGTACAAATATTGTAtcaatgaatgtatgtatgtatgtatgttaattaCTCaagttttatactttttatgtaattatgtaGGTCGAATCATCTACACTGTGATGCTTATTGTAACCCTGTTTATACCCTGCTACCTAAGCCAATGCTGTATTGATGAGGTACTGTtattattctaaattttaacatatttttaaagaataagGACGTCAGaactcaaaaaatcaaaaatttcaagaaaaaccgcctacaaattttctatttactGGGGCTCCccaagtaaaagtaaatatcCCTCTTATCTAATGCGACACTCTTAATAGATATATAGTAGTAATGCATTTTTTACTTACATGCATAAAGGAAAAACTGGTaggcatttatgtatatttataaaaaaatcaaattttgggGTTATGGCGTCCtttgaatttgtatttgtataccCAACGCACAACTAGCGAGCTATATATTTATGCTTGTAACTTTGTTCTCACATGGGATAtgggcacatatacatacatattacgaGAAACAAAAAGTTCTGACCATTTACCCTAAGATTTCTTTTGTGTATGGCATATATTGCGTTGACCCTTCCCTTACTAtatgaggggtgccttttatatgtcgggatttggcaaccctggtgttgcagtctggcaactgacagctgtatcgtaaagtttgacattttttggcttttacgtactcagaacgttttgaaataccagcgctatttgtgttgtttacagtaacttaaaagattcatctcggtccaaaagtggaattaaatcgtgaacattttcgtgcgattattttttacaactttcgacgtggattaactcagcaacattgcatggatgaacttaattcattttttggcgatgcagctccatcaaggaccagtgtttatcgatggtatggtgaattcaatcgtggtcgtagttcactccaagacgaatttcgtgaaggtcgtccaaaatcagttgttgttccgaaaaccactgatgctgtgcgcgaactgatattgcgaGATCGTCGTgcgacctatcgtgagattgagacaatcttaggcattagtgggaccagcatacattcaatattgcataaacatttgactgtcaaaaaaatttgttcgcgttggatcccacagaATTTGTCAAGCggtcaaaaaaaggctcgtgtcgattggtcgaaggaaatgctcaaaaaatacgatcgcggggcttcgaaacacgtctatgacatcgtgacaagtgatgaatcatggatttacgcgtatgagcccgaaggtaaacagcagtcgactgtatgggtgtttcaagatgagccaaatccaacagaAGTTGTTCGCgtacgaagcacttccaagcaaatggtcgcctgttttttcggaaaaactggacatgtcgcaaccgtaccactagaacaacgcagaacagaaAATTCTGattggtacacaaccatttgtttgccagttgtcttccaagaaattaggaaaaccaatcgccaaagacggatcactcttcacctgGACAAtgcaaacaactgcatttttgagcacccaaaacatcgaattaatgggtcatccgccgtatagtcctgacttggccccgaatgacttctttttattctcgtacgtaaaaaacaaactgagaggtcaacgtttttcgacacctgaagaagcggttgcggcattcagaatgcatgttttggaggtacctcattcggagtggcaaaagtgcttcgacaattggttcaaacgcatgcaaaagtgtatagattttcatggagaatattttgaaaaacaataaagtgattttcgatgattaaaatttttttttgttctctaatcccgacatataaaaggcacccctcgtaccacATTTCAAAGATGATATTAAGCTCCAAAAAATGTTGACAGTTTCATGCTTGATATTACAGAGTTCAAAAATTAAGGTAAACAAggcaataaatatttgttatattCTTCAGCAGCACTACGACCAAGATAAAAAATCGGAGCAGCGAAAGCAAAAGAAAGTTGCTGCTTATGGGCCCAATACTATTTGAATACAACGGCAAAGCAATGAAACCAATTTTCTTCTGCTAATATGGTAAGGTAAGGTAGGTTCGggtaggccaatcgtcgaagATGTTGATAAATTATTGGAAATTTTGGAGTTGGACCGGCATGTGAGCACCTATTTCATTGTCAAGGAACTGAGAACCAGAAAACTATTTTAGTTAGGATCATTTGCATAAAACTGGTCTCGAAAAGAAGCTGGATGTGGGAGTGTCTCTCGAATTACCGTAAAGagtgaaataagaaataaacaaagagaaattcaaggtgaagtccaaaataaacaaaactggcgtcataataatgtttttgatggcgccatctttaaatgagttagtgcgttggaagttacatccctagctgtcttccagtgaaagcttggtgacaatcggttcagtggaagcgaagttattgcgtctaaagtgtcagtatatatatgtaatcggtacaaaaatgagtttcgaacaaagttaaatatcaaattttgttttaaaatcgctaAAACGGCGCTTATTgcttgataatgcaccatctcatcgatccactcttgtgtctgattttttgactagaaatcgcattttagtCATCAATCACTCTCTGTATTTGCCTGATATGTCTCGCTGTGACTTCTacttattcggaaaattgcttttggccatgaaaggaaaacgttttacgtccgtagaggtcatccaaaaggcttgtaccgacatcctgaaggacattccggattccggtcaatgacctgagaTACTCTTTCGAGTTTTTAGACCGCGAAAAACAGtgcatcgaggccagaggggactattttaaataaataaactcaaagttttcagaacaaAGCTCGTGTCGTGTCTATTTCtactcagttttgtttattttttacttcacctTGTGTAACGAAATTATCCATTTTTGAAGCAGATGATCACTGGTGCTGAAAAATAGTATATATCATAAAGGGGAACAAAAGCCTAAAAAAATCAAGCCATGAGCCTAAAACTCCATTCGAACCTCTACTATCAAAAAGTGAAGTAGACGAATGGGAAGAATGCAGAGTTCCATTAAGACAACGTCAGGCTTCATCTATCTTTGACAACACATCAGATATTTAGAGAACTGGTAGTTAGCGATCATTTCCTTTTCAAgcatttgctaaattttcttGATTGtacaaattgaaattgatttcaagATGGAGAAAATGTATCCAACAAAGCAGAGATAGTTtgatctaaataaaaaaaaattgatctaaataaataaaaataaaaataaaataaatcggaTACCCTAACTGTGTAActgtaaaatagaaaaaaagggtcaacactttttacttcacttattgtgaatgtatgtacagaAGTATGTATAAGCATTACAAAATGCCCATGAAAGCTTTAAATGgaacacaaaattaaatatataatatatatacatacataagtcaacaAAACTAGGAACACATTTAATTTTTGCCTAAAGAAAGTAGGTCAGATTATATAAGATTATATTTTTGGTGATTCTCATCTTGGTGAAAATGCATTATTAGGTACGCCTTGaatatggtgaaaagatttcagaGGTGTGACCAAGATCACACCgctaaccggctctcagcgaatttgaaaaaatcaggTGATTGGCTGACGAAACAGGGgctatgacagcggtttgtttacgaaaaaactaagatacgaaaaaaatcaacgcagtccTACTTATGTATGTTGCTTTGTTGCAATCAGAGCAACGACTGATGGGACGAGTGTGAAACGAGCGGgcagaaatcggctgccgaacAATTTTGTTTCTTACCATAGCTAATGGCCAAACCTTCTAATCTACAAGGATGGTAGATTAAGCCAAGACCCACCGGGaccccggtggtctagagcttgaaaatttagggtattttcaggaattttttttttaaataaattgaaaaaggaaaaacgacaaaagtttttttctaataacgctCGCCCCATGGCCAGCCATGGccatcctccgagtgtatttctggcacttacgcgattttcgcCGAGTTTAACAGCTcgactcatacagctcatcgttccatcgcctggatggttccatatgttgaagtccacgcaagtggggaaagttactgatcgccattcatttgggagtggccaggacgattcttttgcatatggttcaagtatcccaagtatcctctgggtagcttccgaacacccgttcgggagtgagccaacgtgagaaggtgaagcattccaggatagttGATTGTTCGCTGTGTTTGGGACCTGCCACttaaaattggtgaaaaaattcgagctgttggcacaagttagtgatgtgaagaataaaacccgtgcacgtcgctcaagaacaaccgaaaatattgctgttgtggccgaaagtgttgaagataacccaggtttgtccattcctcgtcgttctttggaattagacattccacaaacgtcattataccgtattttgcataaagatttgggtcttaaggcttataaagtccagttacgagtccaagaactcaagccggccgatcatcaaccacgtcgtgtctttgctgattgggtcgttgaaatgcatgaaaattatccggaattccatcgaaaaatcatcttgagtgatgagacccatttccacctcggtggcttcggcaacaaacaaaaatgtcGGATCTGCGGCTCAGAAAATGCAAGAGTTATTAACgactaacgattttttatggccgggattggatggtattgatctggacaacgtttattttcaacaagacggcgctacgtgccacacaagcaacgaaaccattgatattttacgggaataacatttCTTATTCGAAAactctttatatatattatataagaaacattcGTCGTTTTGTTGTTATTACCACCAACAGAACCAACCTTTTGTCAAACCAAAGCAGAGACGTATGCACTTTCTCCACAACCCCACAAACTGCTTCGAAGCTAATTAAAGAGAAATCACATATTTTGACCAATTTTTTAATGGTCTGAgggttttaatttagtttaactcTAATGCATAGGCAAACTAGTACTCAATTCTAGTACTAAGCTCTAAGTATATGGGGAAGCATTTAAGAGAAATTTCTTTATTGACATTCGGCCAGATCTATAGGCCACTCCCATACGGGTTCCACACAGTGTTTTCCTATTAATTTTCATGgcatttttggcagctctttCCAATACTCCAATTCATACTATATTCGTTCAGAACCATTCTAGAATTAAAGCTACATTCTACGAAGTGCCGCTACGTTGTTCAGGTTTGATGAAAAGTTGGCCGACAGCACAAATTATAATACGAGCTTTTAAGTATAGGTATTTATAGTCATGCACACATTCTTCCATActtgcatgcatatacatatacataagatTGCGCAAATATAGTAtttgtttctttaaaaaagtATAACCGGGTTGGCACGATGCTGCACAAACTGAAAACCGTTGATATTGACGAATTGCTGAGTATGCGATTGCAGGAGTATTCACTTCAACTAATGCACCAACAAATGCTATTCACTTGCGGGGGATTCTTCGACATAAACTTGAAGAATTTTGGTGCGGTAAGTATTAAGTGCTTATACATTAGCGctaatattcaataaaatatttactattgaAATTTATACAGATCATTCTAACGATTACCACGTACGTTGTTATACTCATTCAATTCAAATTGCAAGCGGAgacagaaaataaattaaacggCGGAGTACGTTTTGAATAATACCTACCTGCGgtcatcaaaaataaatagcttTTGCAAAATCGAAGTCATTACAAACTGAGctttcaaaaccattttttgtaaaaaaatgcggtataaataaaatttttgtttgacttATGAAAAGTTGAAAGCATTATTCATTGAAAGGACAAACAGCAGATTAACAACAGGAACTGTGTATTATTAACAAGTAAATCTGGTTTAGAATCGATGAAAAAAGGTCCAAGTCGCTACACCCAGAAAAATAACATTGGTTAAATGTAACAATTTCCGTGGTTAATTTTACTACCATGTAAATTGTTGTTGCAAAAATTCTCAGCTAACTGCAAACGTTGgtcaaattaacatttttttttcggttaGTGCGCGCTCTGTATAATTTGTTGCtgtaattttaacaattttagctTGTTATATTAACtgtttgaaaaagttaaaattttccttacattttgttgttgttttcttacCAACAAATATGGTAGAattaaccaattcaaaaattgttattgtACTTTCTTCACTTACTATTTGTTCAGTAAAATTAACCTACGTAAatcgtattttttttctaatgttaTTTTGTTAGTGTGATTTAACTGATCTTATTtggttaattttacaataaaattgtacattagaaaaaaaactaaatcaacCATAAACCTTGGTTAATTATACCAGTACCAATCAGTTAAAATATTTCTCCCTGAAAATGCCTTTTAACAATTTCAATAGGTTATTTTGACAGTGGCGAATTGTGCCACTACTATTCCTTGTGTTAAAGTAACCATTGATACagcagttaaaaaataaacgatTGCAATAATAGAAGCGGACcatgtttttgctgttgttattgtttgtaaCGGAACTTCGCCGGTTGAATGTAAATTGcaagttataaaaatggaaaataatattttggaaTCTGCACAAAAGGACTGACTGAAATCTTTATGAGACTCTTGGGGATTCAGCTACATTTTACAAACATTAAAAGGtaggtttattaaaaataacttttgtaaattaacaaaaatgctGGTGAAACGGCGTCATGCAACCATTCCGTTATTTGGCTTTGgttgtgttgttgcttttattgctcatataaaaagtgtgaaaatacTTGCATGCATCGATTTCTgtttgtaaatgaaataaacttatTAAGTAAATGtgtaatattttaacaaatcgTAGATGAATCTATAACACTTGAACGGCTAAGATATTTGGAAGAGCAGGACTTGACATACTTATTCCGGGAACGTAAGTTAGGAGAAAAAGTGGAGTTTCGTTTCAAGCTTCAGCAATGGAAAATCGCAAATGTAAGTACATACtaacataaaatttgaattttattcggtaaacaaaataaaacttttctaTTTAAGGGATATTCTGATGTCAAAGCCTGCGATACAATATCTGTAGACACGACTTTCCTGGAAGACGTGGAAAATTCACAATATTTAAACTGCAGTCAATCAACAAGCTCTTCTTCTAAAGTTGTTCACGATCCTAATGGTTACCGCGGCTCCATTgtgagtatatacatatgcaaatatctaCAGTGAACGTCAAAAGAAATTGTGCATCATAAAATTGCAATATTCACGAAAAATTACTTATTCTAAAACAAGTTCGCAAATTCCTAGTAAAAGTATTCATTCacgaatacaataaaaaatgtaaataataaataataataaatacaataaataatataagttaaagttcgagtatgcagttttgtagcttgttaaattttggtataataagaTACTATTACTTAAAAGCCTACTATTACTTAAGCCGCTAAAACAATTAcctgatttttggcaattcttttttctaaaccccagaatttttgaagtgaaaacttctttagaatcgttgggagtgatttgagaaaaagtgaaacgaaaaaagcgacactcttggctacgaatattacatatacacgtagcgacgaactaaataacttttaggccagctccgacagcatggcgcgatagccgagcgactagcaatgtgagcttccgatccaaaatccttggttcgaatcacaagaaaaaatttttttttatacagttattttattttattttatgatatgtttatgaggagctttttttcatggcagaaatacactcggtgttttgccattgcctgctgaggggtgagcgctattagaaaaatagttttccttaattttggtgttttcaccgagattcgaactgacgttctctctgtgaattctgaatagtagtcacgcaccaacccattcggctacggcgtttgtttaattttactgatgcaaaaatgagggaaaatatttgaataaagtttgcttactgtttacacattttccaaaggtgacggagaaccaaaaaaaaaagtcgattttcaaacaaatacgagtgcatatgtgtaattgtgttagagtttcggtcacgccccagcaaaacctgcgtgcatatgtgtttgtaacattcaaaaaaatgtaattgtgttagagtttcgctcacgcaggttttgctggggacgctcataatagcaactgcgtgtgtatttttatattcgtaaatattttcatttttaaatatttaccgcaattatgccgaaaaataatgcagaaaagtgtcgtgaatattgacagaaaaaaatcaataaatagcatcacggaattcattcacgaaaatttaataaagtatacaccagaagtatcgcggatatttagaaaagattacaataaagttccaatgattttaagtggcgattttaacgtaaattttgcattggacacagcggttcctttaattgacgttctcaatacaacattcaatttcaaaatgtgtaacaatcgcactgaatcgacaacacaatcaaaaacaaccattgacgcggtatttcaaagatatgttgacaacatcgaaaccaaagcatttgtatcatattttagctatcataagcccctcgtatcatttgttgaaattgaaaacattgaggatgaataataataaaatgaagaaaataaaatatgaactttatagcaatattataatgaacctataattatcccgcccctaatgctgctttcgtctcattctctctcagtttgttttacggaaggtttcacttctatcgcgtctaaccgttagactggtattttttttttgcatacaaatttatacgcttgattttttcttagtatcgtactatactaaaatttaaattacattaaattaaatcttaaatttaattttttgctgtaTTCTTGTGAATACTTGTATTAGAAATTAGCgaaattattagtttttagtaaaaattgcaattttatgGTGTATAGT
Coding sequences within:
- the LOC129237357 gene encoding uncharacterized protein LOC129237357 — encoded protein: MFLLLLLFVTELRRLNVNYSWGFSYILQTLKDESITLERLRYLEEQDLTYLFRERKLGEKVEFRFKLQQWKIANGYSDVKACDTISVDTTFLEDVENSQYLNCSQSTSSSSKVVHDPNGYRGSINIQSVLGSHPNGYYVNQTYKETGKLNDAARKILIDSTVS